Proteins encoded within one genomic window of Humulus lupulus chromosome 1, drHumLupu1.1, whole genome shotgun sequence:
- the LOC133819988 gene encoding uncharacterized protein LOC133819988: protein MMYIGGKGKEEYLTGEIETPKPDDPKYKNWKTDNHMIKSWLVSSMNNDIGENFLLYSTAKELWDAVKDSYSSSDNTSELFEIEAALYDLRQEDTTVTQYFNTLTRFWHQLDLFETYSWKCADDTALYRSIVEKRRSFKFLHGLNKELDAVRSRIMSIKPLPTIKEAFSEVRHEESRKKVMMGASPLPSTQESSALAARGQQKGRPWCDHCRKPGHFRETCWKLHGKPADWKLKSWKDKESHGNVAATLNTAAVIGNGDTSDSSPFTKAQLEALQKLLSQSHITAKPDTTPGTGHLAMKGIGFGEDDWQC, encoded by the exons ATGATGTATATCGGTGGAAAGGGGAAGGAAGAATATCTCACAGGGGAGATTGAGACTCCAAAACCAGACGATCCAAAGTATAAAAATTGGAAAACAGATAACCACATGATCAAATCTTGGCTGGTTAGTTCAATGAATAATGATATAGGAGAAAATTTTCTTTTATATTCGACAGCCAAGGAACTTTGGGATGCTGTCAAAGACTCTTATTCTAGTTCTGATAATACATCAGAATTATTTGAGATTGAAGCTGCTCTTTATGATCTCCGCCAAGAAGATACTACAGTCACACAATATTTTAACACTCTTACTCGTTTTTGGCATCAATTAGATTTATTTGAAACTTATTCTTGGAAGTGTGCAGATGATACTGCTCTATACAGGAGTATTGTAGAGAAAAGGAGATCTTTCAAATTTCTTCATGGTCTCAACAAGGAACTTGATGCTGTCAGGAGTAGGATCATGAGTATCAAGCCACTTCCAACCATCAAAGAAGCATTCTCAGAGGTTCGACATGAAGAAAGCAGAAAGAAGGTCATGATGGGCGCTTCTCCTCTTCCTTCTACCCAAGAGTCCTCTGCTCTTGCTGCAAGAGGACAGCAGAAGGGTCGACCATGGTGTGATCACTGTCGCAAACCTGGGCATTTCAGAGAAACTTGCTGGAAACTTCATGGAAAGCCTGCCGATTGGAAGCTGAAATCATGGAAAGACAAAGAGAGTCACGGGAACGTCGCTGCCACTCTAAATACTGCTGCTGTTATAGGAAATGGGGACACATCTGATTCATCACCATTCACTAAAGCGCAGCTAGAGGCACTTCAGAAACTCCTAAGTCAGTCACACATCACTGCAAAGCCTGATACTACACCTGGTACAGGACATTTGGCCATGAAAG GAATTGGATTCGGGGAAGATGATTGGCAGTGCTAA